Within Telopea speciosissima isolate NSW1024214 ecotype Mountain lineage chromosome 8, Tspe_v1, whole genome shotgun sequence, the genomic segment ATGACTCAAATTAGTACCGAGCAAAGACACAACTATCTTGTACTTGAACACAGCCTCCCCAGCTTCCACCATTATCTCTATGTCAGATTTGTTAGTTTCTTCAACCCCTACATGTCTCCCCCGATCCAAGgaccaaaccctaattaaaGGTGAAAAGCTGAGATAGAACAACACCGTGGGAGTCCCAGTCGCATTCTTGGCAGAGCACGAGATTGTCGCAAGAGCAATGCACAGATGCTGGTTCGGAACTGCATTCTTGGCAGAACACGAGATTGTCGCAAGTGCGACGCACAGATGCTGGTTCGGAACTGCAATTGTCACAAATTTGAGAACAAAGGTGCTTAGGAGATGGCATTAACTGAGTGGACTTGCTTGTCGCAAAAGAAACATAATTTATCTATATCAGCTCCCAGTACAAAGACCACAATCTCTTCGCAACATAAATTGCATGGAATCCTTTTGGCAATTCAAGGAGACCTTGAGCCCTGATGGAAacgagaggaagagagaggaaaagcAGAGAGTATTTGATCGGAGACGGGAAAGGAATTTGGGGAGAAGAATACTCGCAGTTTACTATCAGGGCATAAACTAAGGTTATGAAATGACAGATATGCCATTTTACAATGTTTGTCATGAGATTCTAATTAAACAATATGAAATCTCTAGTTTGCCCGGCCTAATTCATCATTCAATATTGCATTGTTCATTGCCTATTAGTCTTTTcactattttgttatttttccaaatgtaacccacccttgttacatgaataacaaccCATTTAATAAATAGTTTCACTTCTTAAAACCAAGACTGGGGTAGGCTTGTATTTAGTATTTACTTGAATTCCAGGATGGGCTGGGTCTGGACAAGTCCAATATAAATTAATTTTCCAAGGTCAGACTCTTTGTCATAGCCCATGATGGCCCAGACCCAAGTGGGAGGCGCAGCTCGGCCCCTTGACCAGAAGAATTGACTCAGAACCCAGAGACTTACCACTagtaagggtgttaatcggttcggttttggtcattcggtttagttttggtttggtttcatgaAGTGATAGTGTGATCTAAATCCGAACCAAGAATTGCCTCGGCTCTAGAATTAAATCCAAATCCGAACCTACTTGGTTCGGTTCGATTACAGTTCCGATTCGGTTATACAATACGGTTCCAATTTGGGTCTTCGTATGATTTTAATTCGGTCATACAACTCGGTTCCTATTTGGTTTGCAAAACGATTCTATTATTTGGCTTTAAATTCACAACAACATCTGCTACTAAAACTCTTACAAATGCCCATCGTGTATTTTTGGACCTTACATTTTTAAATGCACAGtttgaaaatccatttaattacaaaattatacaatgttggaacttggaacttggaacttggGAGAGACGAAGAGTCGTAGAGAATAGAGATAGTAAAACcttttataaataataaataaattataaaaaattgaaacttgaaactttGGAAGGTAAAGAGTTTCCTTCGACAAAGAAATGAAGGAATAAAGCATTAAAGCCTAGAGCCTAAAGGTCAATTGTCAAACGTGAAGTTGTAAAAGCAAAAAAACTAGGGATTTAAGTTCGATCATTCGGTTAGAACCGATGGTTCTCACATCGAAACCGTATTCGAACCGAATCAAATGTAAATAGTGTTTGGTCGTTCCAAACCGAATTAATTCGGTCCGGCCCTATTAATTCAGATTGTTTTGGATTCGGTATTCGGTTCCTGACTCACCAGGGCTCCCCTCGCGCGTGGGTGAGCACAGTTGTTctttaatttaagaatttaaagaCGACAAAGTCGTTAGCTTCTCTGAACTTTGAAGACTCTTCTGCTCTGCAAGTGTTAACCTAGGCAGAAGGAAATCGCAGCACAGTTGATCgaaaaggtaaaataatcaTCCAAGTATGGCGGAAGACGAACATAAAACAATTACAAGCACAGAAGTGGATACAAACCGAGGACCTCGCTTTGCATTCCTTTCAAATTTTGGTATAAAATTCCCTCCACCGAAGCAAGAATCCAAAACTGTTACAAAAGAGCTGAGAGCAGACGAAGTGGAAAGCGAAGCAAAGAAACCAGATGTCGTGAGATTTCCGGATACTCGGAGAGACATCCCTCCCTTGAAATTAGAAGTTGAAGAATCCGAACAGGGAATGGACCCTCGAAACATGTGGCAGGTCTGttattcttctcatattctATTGATAATAGTCCTCTGCTTGAATTTTCTATAATTTTCCTATTGTTTTAATGTTTAGTTGTTTAGGACTGTATTGTTGTTCGATCTTCAATCCGGAGAACTTAATTGAGACACCAAATCCTTCTCTTTGCTAGCAtaagtttccttttccttcagATTCAAGGGTTTTTTGAGTGACTTTACTTTGATACTAGGTGATGGATTCTTTACTTGCCGAGTAATGAGGAAAAGATTATCTTGTGGCTCTGAATTAGTGTATCAATATCTGttattcttacttttctttGGGAAGGTGTTGGTGGTAGTTTGGATTTTATTATTCTGCGTAAGTTTAAATTCACATTATCTATTAGCCCTTGACAATAAATATAAGTTGAGTCAAATTTAGAAGATGCAATTCTACTACATGAGTGTTGTAATCTATTCCTATCCATGTAGGAATCAATTTTGTATTGGCTGTGTCAATAGTTAATAATCTAGTCTAAATATAAAAAGTGGTGTTTCGGATTTCAAAATCTGGGCCTCTCTTCTCCCAATATAAACATCCCAGCAAGAAATGTAGCGCATGGAGTGAAATCTTGAGGAATCACCAATCACATTGATTATGGTTATGAGGCTTTCCAATGAAGGTTGGGGCATCTGTTGGTAGAACACTGGCCCTGATATATAGAATATTATTTTACTTGTTTGTGGAGCAGCTGTTTCCATGGCCAGTTCATTGATGCAATGTAAAGCTCAAGTTTCTCTCACTTCCCCTAGAAACTttctcatagttgtcaaggcgcctaggtgacccaaggtgttggaggactgcctaagcgcttaggcgacaaggcgccctgGTATTTTTTTCAATCATTTTATGTATCCATTTTCAGCAAGTATGACTAATTTAACAGGCCATTAAAGCTAGTAAGCTGCACATTCATGAATAAATTAACAGCCCATTACAACAATAACAAACTGAGTCAATATATTTCTCTGGTTGTTAACCTTGATTGGCACTTGTTTTAGcttgatattaaaaaaatgctTTTTTATATGGTGATTTAcatgaagaggtttatatggagcaacctcaagggtatgttgcttagggggagaATGCACAGAAAGTATGCAAGCTTCATAAGATGATTTATGGCTTGAAGTAGTCACCGAGAGATTGGTCTGATAAGTTCAATAAAATTGTTACTGGTTATGGGTTTTTAGAGTGCTACTCGAATCATTTTGTATTTGTTcatctccaggactctaggtGATAGTATTggttgtctatgttgatgacattattattCTTTGGCACCGATTTGTCTAGAATTGATGGTGTTAAGGACTACTTACAacaacattttcagatgaaagatttGGGTGCTCCCCAGAATTTGTTGGGGATTATGTCCGCAACAAGAAAGGGGATAGTTTGTCTCAGAGGAAATTTGTTCTTGATATTTTGTTTGAGACTGATATGTTGGGTTCTAagcctgttgatactcctaTTGATCCCCATAAAAAACTTAGTGTCTTTGAAGACAAGGATTGTGTAGATAATCATCTTTTAAAAGACTGGTTGAAAAACTTATTTACCTCACTGTCTTTTGATGTTGGTGTTGTTAGCTAGtttatggaaaaccctaaacaaGCTCATTGGGAGGCGGCGTGCCATATTTTGAGGTATTTCAAGGGTGCTTTAGAAAAATGTCTTATTTATAGACCTCATAATAATGTTGACATTGTTGGTAttttgatgctgattgggttggtgGTGAAAGGGATGGACGGTCAACCACTGGTTCttgtacatttgttggtggcaatcttgttaCTTTGAGGAGTaagcatggttcgagaactcgcgagatctcgccgagatctcaccgagtttctcggtatttAAAAAAACCGAGTCGAAACCACCCACGCATTATATTTTTACAatttctcgccgagatctcggtatcggttcgaaccatggttttgacccatatttttaacattatatttttacaatttctcgccgagatctcggtatcgatTTTGGATATGGTTTTGACCCATATTTTTAACCCATTTTAGACCCATGTACCCCATTTAAAAGAACCTAACATGGACAGATCAATATGGGGAAGAATTCATTACtcgatcacattttatgtaacaaattcagagaacattgatgtaatgtactttttatttgaatgttttgattgatatgtactaaattgaatgttttgattgctaatttgctctgtattactaaattatgtgtagagtagattgttttagtacgactcgtcgcctaccaacctatggtccaaagtgaaactcatatttggacttgttttttggaaaatctgggcatgccattatgtttaaatggcctgaaataggctgaaaaccaagtttcagacccaaaatatgtgtaaaacccaccgagtgggggtccaaggaaaaaaaaaaaaatttgtagtaactcatctcggcgagatctcgactcgtctcggtttttggctgggccgagatgcctctgagacccgagttttcgaaccttgggaGTAAGAAATGAACTACAATGGCTAAGTTGAATGTTGAAGTTGAGTATAGAGCTATGTCTTATATTGTAAATGAATTGATGTGGTTAAGATCTCTGCTTGAAGAGCGTGGTTTTGTTGTTAATAAGCCTATCAATATGCTGCCATTTACATTGCTGGCAATCCTGTCTTTCATGAACAaactaagcatattgaagttgattgtcattttatgAGAGATGTTGTGCTGCAAAAGTTGATCTCCATTCTGCTTGTCAGTTTAGCTAATCAACTTGGTGATTTATTTACAAAGGCATTTTTTCGAGGTGTGTTTGTTCAAGGTTggtccaagctgggcatgggggatacttatgctccaacttgagggggagtgttagttaGGGGTAGTTATGGTATTCTCATCCTTTACTGTTAGTTTTAGTTTCTTTGTTATGTgcattccagaatgttcttctctttattataagtaaagatggctgtagtcactctgactcaagccagAGCGAAAAATATTTCGGGAATATGGGAATtaaaaatttttccttttttttttttttttttttttttttttttttttttctctttctctcttctccttcgcAATTCTGACCTAAGGCCAGCCACCACCTCCAACCTCCTCTACCTTCCGCCAGCCCTCCTCTCCCTTCCGCCAACCCCCGTAGGGTCTCTCGacctcttccaccaccaccactgatccTACTCAATCGGCACCTGTTCTTACTCcaagtcttgctcctagtcaGATTTCTGGTAAGCCTTCTCTTAatcccagtcttgatttacccattgctgttcgaAAATCAAAGAGGAGTTGTACATTGCAccctatttctaactttgtgtcatacaactctctaactccaGCTTTCCATGCCTTCgtatcttctttatcctctatttccatccctaacaattggcacGAGGCAATagccgaacagaaatggaaggatgcgatgaatgaagaaatgcatgcccTTAAAAAAAaccagacctgggatttggtgagtCCTCCACTAGGAAAAAGACccgttggttgtaaatgggtctttgctatgaagcacaaggctgatggctcagtagaaaggtacaaagcaagacttgttgccaaagggtttactcaaacccaagaaattgactatcaagagacctttgctcctgtagtaaagatgaatactgtacgggtcattatctcttgtgctgtgaatcaaggatgggaactccaacaacttgatgtgaagaatgccttcttgcatggagatttggaagaagatgtttacATAGAGATACCTCCTGATTTTACTTCTTCAGAAACTTAGGGAAATGTATGTAAGCTGAAAAAGACCCTATATGGTCTGAAACAGTCACCAAGGGCATGGTTTGGCCAgttccataaggctatgattgcttatgggtatataagcagagcaatgctgatcacacattgtttgttaagaagataGGACAGCAAGTGACAGtgttgattgtctatgttgatgacatagtgatcacaGACAGTGATGCACAGGAAATCAAGAAGTTGAACACTTATTTGGGCAccgaatttgaagtcaaagacTTGGGTAGATTAAGGTActtcctagggattgaggttgcctattcagctaagggcatatctctctctcaaagataatataccttggatttattgaaagaaacagggatgcttgggtgtaaaccagcagatacccctctggagcccaacacacatttgaagagtaaggaaggtgaccgGTGGACAAAGGCCgttatcagaggttagttggtcgattgatctacctctcacatacccggccagatatcacatttgttgtaagccttgtcagccaatacatgcatgatcctcactcttctcacttggaagcagccTACAGAATTCTTCGTTACCTCAAGTCATCTCCGAGGAAAGGAGACTTGTTCTCTCGATATAGCCATCTCCAAATAGAAGCATACACTAATGCAGATGGGGCTGGCAGTCCTGATCATAGGAAGTCCACATCTGGGTATTGCagatttgttggaggaaacctaactacttggagaagcaaaaagcaagctgttgtggctcgatctagtgctgaagctttGTTCCGAGCTATGGCgcagggtatttgtgagcttctttggctcaaggggcttcttcaagatttggggatgaatgctgatcttcctatgcggctttactgtgacagcaagtccgcaatcagcattgctcacaacccggttcaacatgatcgtaccaaacatgttgagattgaccgacacttcatcaaagagaaactAGAACAAGGAATA encodes:
- the LOC122670466 gene encoding uncharacterized protein LOC122670466, producing the protein MAEDEHKTITSTEVDTNRGPRFAFLSNFGIKFPPPKQESKTVTKELRADEVESEAKKPDVVRFPDTRRDIPPLKLEVEESEQGMDPRNMWQVYALGGFLILKWILARWNERRPKDESPDGPSSVGND